The Brassica napus cultivar Da-Ae chromosome C7, Da-Ae, whole genome shotgun sequence genome has a segment encoding these proteins:
- the LOC106432257 gene encoding aspartate--tRNA ligase-like has product MIRFPLSHLTETTTRNLVSSSTPSLPTKAHLKNSFSAPSSGIVRTRPNESINKKMKTGVLEVVAEHAEILNHVRSKLGVRANKKKRVGPVPGVQVGWLQSMFPQSPQLFKQMFMVSGFDKYYQIARFMYVLDNVGDSGAI; this is encoded by the exons ATGATTCGTTTTCCGTTAAGCCATTTAACGGAAACTACGACGAGGAACTTGGTGTCTTCATCAACTCCTTCGTTACCGACGAAGGCACATCTCAAGAACAGCTTCTCTGCTCCTTCCTCTG GTATTGTTCGTACTAGGCCAAATGAGTCCATCAACAAGAAGATGAAAACTGGAGTCCTTGAG GTAGTTGCAGAGCATGCTGAAATATTGAATCATGTGAGGTCAAAGCTTGGTGTCAGGGCtaataagaagaagagagtcGGTCCGGTTCCGGGAGTGCAAGTAGGATGGTTGCAGAGCATGTTTCCACAAAGTCCGCAGCTCTTCAAACAAATGTTTATGGTCTCTGGTTTTGACAAATATTACCAGATAGCAAG GTTCATGTACGTTTTGGACAACGTTGGAGATTCTGGAGCtatttga